The genomic stretch CCGGCATCGTCAGAAGGGCTCTCTCCGGCAACGTCAGCAGTATTTTGGGCCGGACTCTCGCCTGCTTTCGCTATGTTTTTGTGATCGCCGTCGATGGCGCCCTTTGTCTCATTCGCATTCTGTTGTGTTTCAATGCTCTCTTCAGAGCCATCCGCGTCAGGCTGCCGCTGCAGCAGCCACAGTTCAATGACGGGATCGCCAGATCGGCCGGGCAGTTCGGGAAAAGCGGCGCCGTAGACGAGTTCAGCCTGCCGATCATAGGCCATCTCGCCGGCGCGAGGGGTCATGATCCGGCGAAAGAGGTCATTGACTGCCGACAGGACATTGCGGCGGCTGCGAAAGTTCTTCGCCAGGTCGATGCGGGCGCCTGGGACAGAAGCGCCCTGACCGGAAAAGGCATGGTCGGGGGCCCCATGGTCAGAATTAACCGGACCAGGCGTGTCGTAGGGCGAAAAAGACCGATACTTTTCCAGGAACAGATTCGGTTCGGCGAGGCGGAAGCGATAGATGCTCTGCTTGACGTCGCCGACCATAAAGCGGTTGTTCCGCGACAGAAGGGTCAGGATCGTCTCCTGGACGGTGTTCGTATCCTGATACTCGTCTGTGAGGACCTCGGCGAAGTGTTCCTTCAGTTCCAGTGCCAGCGACGACGGGACCGGGACGCCGGGACTTGCCGACTCGTCGAGCAGCAGGCGCAGGCAGAAATGCTCCAGGTCGTTGAAATCGACGAGCCTTTTTTCCCGTTTCGCTGCCTGGAAGGCGCGGTCGAAGGCCAGGACCACATCGACAAGGGTTGCCATCAGCGGCAGCACCTGTGTCAGATCACTGACCAGATCGTGAGGCGTCCGGAGGAAATACTTTTTCTGCAGGTCCGTAAGCTTTTTTTTGGCCTGGTAGCGCAGGCGGCTGACTTCTTTTTTTAGGGATTCGTCGACAGGACCGCGAACAGCCTTGACACGCGTGAAAGAAAGGGCCTGAAAACACTCGTGCAGTTGCGTCCAGGAACGCCCGGCGGCCAGATGCAGGTCCTGGGTCAGTTGCAGATCGGCCGTGACGGCGTCGCCATAGGCCGCCGGCCCGCCGGGCTGCCGACAAAGGGACAGCGCCCGGACGAGGAGACTCTCGACCTCGGCCAAGTCGATCGACATCTCCTCGCGCAAGGCGGCGAACCAGGGCAGGGCTTCCCAAGCCGGCAGTTCACCGGGCAAGGTTTGTTCAGCAATGGTGTCACCGGCCTCTTGAAATTTGCCGAGGATGTCTTGAAGCCACTGTTCCGGCCAGGGTTGGCTGAGCGCTTTTTCATAAAGTTGGAGGACGATATCCTGCAAAGGGCTGTCGTCGCGGTCCCCGCCATAAGCGTCGACCAGGGCGGTGAAGTACTCACCCTTCGACTCCGTCCCCTCTTTTGCTCCGGCGCGCTCGTAAAAGCGCTCGAAGACTTCGTCGAGCACGTCCTGGCGGAGCAGGGCGATCTCCGTCTCGTCGGCGACACGGAAGGCCGGATCGAGGTCGAGGCGGTAATAGTACTTGCGGACCAGGTCAAGGCAAAAGGAGTGCAGTGTCGTGATGGTGGCCCGGTTGAGCAGGACCAGTTGCTGCCGCAGCCAGGTCTGGTGGGGATGGCGGGCCAACTCCTTCGTCAAGGCTGTCCGGATGCGTTCGCGCATCTCCGCCGCCGCCGCGTTGGTGAAGGTGACGACGAGCAATCGGTCCACATCGACGCCTTCTTTGATGATGCCGATGAGCCGTTCCACGAGGACGGCCGTCTTGCCGGCGCCGGCTGCCGCCGCCACGAGGATATCGCTATTGCGGGCGGTGATGGCCTGCCACTGTTCGTCAGTCCATTTGGGATCGCGAGGTATCGAATCGGGGCGCAGCCTGTCATGGCCTATGGGGTCGTCGTGGCACAGGGCTTCGCGGTTCATCGGATCACCCCTTCAAAAATAGCCTTGGGACCGGCGGCAATTTTTTCCCAGATCTTCTCCGGCGGGTCGTCAATGAGCAGGCGGTAGTCGTTATCCTGCAGCAGCAGGTCAAACTGGCAGACCGATTTATAAGGACAAAAGCTGCAGGCAAGCCGATCGTCGCGGCGGTGGGGGCGGATGGAGACCAACCCATCCAGGATGGCCTCGCCAACGCGGGCAACGATGCTCTGCAGGTATTGGCGCAGGAGGGCGAACTGTTCCATCGTCAAGACAGAGGAAGCGCTGTAGAAGCCGCCTTCTTTTTTCAGGCCCACCGGGATGAGCGGCGAATAGCCCTGCCGGGTTTGACCGTCCATGGCGGCCACCACAGCCGGATCGGCGAGGACATGGCCGCACATCTTCGCTTCCTTGAGGATGGCCCGTTCTGCCTCATCCCTTGTCAAGGGGCCACCTGTCGAGAGGAGCGGATCGCAGATGCCGAAGTAGAGCATCCCGCCGGGGTGACAGGCCGTCGCAGCCGACAGTGACGACGGCCTGTCCTCGCCAAGGGCGCATCCTTGCAACAGCCGGTTGCCGTGGCGCAGCGCCACGTCAAGGTAAGCGAGCAGTTGCAACTTCAGGCCGTGGGCTATGTCGGCCAATTTCAGATTGGCCCGGTTGGACTTGTAGTCGATGACGCGCAGCCAGGACGCGTCACCGACGAAGAAGCCGTCGATGCGGTCGATGCGGCCCACCAGGTCCATCCATCGTCCGCCCGTCAGGGGCACCTGTACCGGCGGCAGCAGCTCTTCCGGTCCAAAGCCGACCTCCAGGGCCAGAGGCCGAAATTGGCCGCGCCGGGCATGTTCGCCAAGGACGATGACGGCCCTGGACAAGGTCTGCTGCAACCGCCCGGTCAGATAGCGGTGACGGGCGGTGCTGAGCAGGATCTCGTTTTGCAGTTGCGGCGCCAAGTCCGACACGACCTCGCCGGTGAGGCGGAACAGTTCCTCCCGGGGAAGAGCGCCCCAATCGAGCCGGTCCCGGCGCAGTCGCTCGCCGAACTGCTTCAAGGCGGCATGGAAAAACTCGCCCAGATCGGGCGCTGCGAGACGGAAGATCCGCCGTTCTTTCAGCCGAAGGCCATGGGAAATAAAATGGGAAAAGGGGCAGGCCAGAAAGCGCTCGATCCGGGAGACGCTGGCCCGCAAGGGATCGCCGAAAAGGCGGCGACTGACGGGCTTCGGCAGGTCCTGCTCGCGGTTTTTATGCCAGAGACCGGAAAGCACCCGCGCCAAAAGCTCCCGCCATGCAGGCCGTTCGGCGAGCCAAGAGTAGACCGCCCACCAGACGAGCGGCACCGGACGACGGGCCAAGGCCTCCCGCAAGGAGGGGATCAGGTAAGAGAGACTGCGCGCGGGGTGGACGATATATTCCTCGGCCAGTTCGCGTTCAACAGCGCTCATGGCTGCCTCTTTTGTTGTCCGGGCTGCCAAAGCGGTTTGAGCCATGGCAGCAGTTTCTGCCGTTGCAGCCCCTGCAAAAGCGCTGCCTGAAAGGCCGGCGCCTGTCGGCAAGCTGCCCGGCTCCAGCAGCCAGGTCCGTTCCGTCACTTGCGGGAACAGTTCCCGCACCCGGGCGATCACCGAAGAGGGCAGTTGCGCCCGCCCTTCCGCATCGGCCAGAGGATAGCTGAGGTAACAGCGTTCACTGGCGCGGGTGAGGGCCACATAGATGTGGTACTCTTCATCAAAAAGCCGGCGACGGCTGCCTGGCGCCAGTTCGAGGCCAGTCAAGGCGTAAATGCGCTCGCGCTCTTTGTCGTCGAAGATGCCGTCGTCTTTCGGCCGCGCCGGGAGCACCCCTTCGGATACACCGAGGACGAAGGCGGCCCGGATCCCCGGGCAGCGGGAGCGATCAAGGCTGCCGACGAAGACCTGGTCGAGTTCCGGCGGGATGAGGCTGAGCTTCAAGCTGTCCAGGCCTGCTTCCATGACGACGGCATAGGTGGCGAGATCCAGGGGCGTCTCTCCCAAGGACTCAACGATCTGGTCAAAGAGGTCGATGACGGCTGCCCAGACCTGCCGGTGGGCGTGGGCCTCCTCGATCCGTCCCGCCGCTTCCGCCTCAGCGATCCAGCAGGAAATCTGCTCAGGCGCCTTCAGGTCCACGAGCAGTTGATAGAGGGCCGCCGTGATCGGGCGCACCGCTTTTGCGCCGACGACTGCTTTGTGAAAAGAGGCCAAGGCGGCGCGGGCCCGGTCTCGGGCGCCGTTGATCTCGGCCAGTTCGGCCAGTTCCTGATCGCTGAATTCGCTCAAGGCGTCTTCACCCAGGGTCAAGCGGCGGCGAAAAAGCCAGGGCTCCCGATCGCGCCAGCGCCGGCCCCGAATGCCGTGAGCCAGCACGTAGTTTTCCAACCGGTCTGTCTCCCCTCGAGAAAGGGGGACCAGGTCGGTTTTTAAGTAGCGAAACACAGGCTCATAAGCCCAGTCGCGCAGGACCGCCTCCAAGGCCGACCGGATCAGTTCGACCAGCGGATGGTGGGGCGCCGGGCGCTTGCTGTCTATGAAGAGTGGGATGCCGAAATCGCTGAAGACGCTCTCGATAGAATCATAGTAGGATTCGAGGTCGCGCAAGAGGACCGCCACGTCGCGCCAGCGATAGCCCTGATCGCGGCAGAGGCGGATGATTTCCCGAGCTGCCCCTTCTACTTCACTGCGGCGGTTGGCGGCGGCGCAGACGAAGAGGCTTTGCGTCCCACCGAGCCAGGGCGGCGCAGGACGGCGGAAATAAAAGGACTCCAGGTGCTGCAGTTCGGGGTGCTGAAAACGCGGGGCGCTTTGGCCGGGAGCGGGGACGAGATGGAGCGCTTTTTCGATGACAATCCCTCGGTCAAAGGCCAGCTGCAACAACTTGGCCTGAGTCTCGCGGGTGCGAAAAAAGGGATCGTCAAGGTCGCAAGGTTCATCCAGTTCGGTCGGATCGAGGCAGAGCGCCACGTTGACGCGGCGGCAGGCGGACATGAGCGCCGCCAGGACAGACAACTCCTGGGGGGTAAAGCCGGCAAAGCCGTCGACCCAGACTTCGGCATCGCGGAGCATGACCGAGCCGGGGATGCGCTGGGCCAACAGATGCAAATAATCGTCGGGATCGGTGTACTTACCTTCCAGAAATGTCTTCAAGGCGCCATACAAGAGTGCCAGGTCGTGGAGCTTATCAGCGAGCAGTCCGGCGCCCTGGCGCTCGATCACCTCGGTCTGGCAGCGGTCCAAGCTGGTGGCGTCGATGTTGTACAGTTTCAGCTCGGACAAGGCGCCGGCAAGGGCGTCGGCGAAGCCGGGCTGACCGGCGGAACGGTGAAAAAGGCGCAGTTCGTCCTTGTGCTTCTCCAGAAGGTTACGCAGGATCATGCGCTTGCCCAAATCGCCGATGGGGATGCGGGCGCTGCCGCCCACCTCCTGGAGCACCCGATAGGCGAGGCGGCGGAAGCTGAAGACCTGCGCCCGGATCGTGCCGCCCAATCCCGGCATGGTGGCCAGCGCCCGCTCCGTCTGGAAGGTGGCTTGCTCGGGAACGAGAAACAGCAGCGGCGGACCTTGGGGAGACCCTTTCAGTTCTTGTGCGATCTCATCGAGACAAGCGCGGCTCTTCCCTGTCCCGGCCCGTCCCAGGATGAAGCGCAGGCTCATGGGCGCTCCCCTCCTCCTCCCCTGTGGTGCCGCCTCTCGCCGGAAGAGTGGTTGCTCGTCTCGGTGTTGTATACGAAGCTGTTTTTGGCGGCGCTCGTATCGGCGATGCCGGCGTAGAAACGGCGCTCCATACCTTTTAAATAGGGAGACCAGCCGTCCTTCGCTTCGGCCAAGGCTTGGCGCACCTTGAACATGTCGGCGTCGAAGCGGTCGGCGTAATGGAGGATCAAAGCCTCTGCCGTCTGGGGCCGCTTGGGCGATTGCCACTCGTACTCGCCGTGGTGGCTGGCGATGAGGTGCAGAAGTCGTAGGCGCAGTTCTTCCGGAAAATCCGGCAACTGGCGGATCTGCCGATCGAGCAGGTTGATGCCGATGACGATATGGCCGAGCAGGTTGCCGGCGACGGTGTAGCCGATGATGCTCTGATACTGCAGCTCCTCGATTTTTCCAATATCGTGGACGAGGGCGCCGGCGCTCAGGAGGTCCCGATCGGCTTCCGGCACGCTGGCAGCGAGGCCGAGCGCTGTCGCACGGACGCCGAGCGAGTGCTCCAGGAGACCGCCGATATAGGCCTGGTGGTGGGTCATCGCCGCCGGGGCGCATAGGTAGGCGCGGCGGATGTCCCCTTCGGCGAAAAGGCGAACCAGCAGTGCTTGCAGGTGGCGATTGGCGATAGCGGCGATGGCGCTGTCCAGGTTCGCTTCCAGTTGGTTGCGATCCAAGGGCGTCACGGGCAGGAACCGTCCCCAGTCGATCTCCCGATTATCGACCGGTTCAATGCCGTGGATATGCAACTGGATGGCTCCCTGGTATTCGGTAGCCTGACCGCGGATACGAAAGACCGTCTCCTCCTTCAGGATCTGGGCGAACTGCTCTCCCTTGTCCCAGGCTCTCGCCTCCACCTTGCCTGATCGATCTTCCAAGGTGGCCGTGAGGTAATGCCCCTTGGCGGCATCGCGATAAGGCATCAGGGAAAAACGGCGAACAACCAGGAGGTCGTGAAAAGCTTGGCCGTGTTTGAGGTCTTTGAGCATGAGGCGGTCGGTTGGGGCAGCAACGGATGCGTGCGTCACAGGGACAACTCCTTTACTGTCTCGGATCGGCAGGTTTGTAAAAACTGCTTTTCCTGTATTCGTTCGGCAAAAGGTTTCCGATCTCCTTGCACAAAAATGCCTTTCAGTCATCGCCTGCGGGGAGGTTATGGAAAGGCCCATCCTCTGGATTGAGGTTGTTGCTTCTTGTGTGCCGACTTATAATGAATTCAGCACAACAGGCTTATGCGCCGGAGGTGACATCCATGAGCAGTCCCCTACATACTATCATGAACCGCGCCACCAACAGCCCTGTCAACGGCGCTATCGAGTTCATCGTCAACGCCGGCCGCGTGCTCCTCGAATCGAGCGCCGAGGTCTACCGTGTGCAAGATACGGTCCAGAAGATGGGGAACGCCCTCGGTGTCGACAAACTGGAGAGTTATGTCACCCCGGCAGGCGTCTTCGTCAGCTACATCGACGGCGAGGGGAACCTGCGCACCTTCTTCCGGCGCGTAGCGAAGCGGCAAGTCAATCTCGACCGGATCGCGGCCATCAATCATCTTTCCCGCCAGGTGGCCCGCAGGGACATTTCACTGGATCAAGCCTTTTCGGAGCTGAAAGAAATCGAAAACACCCCGCCCCTCTACTCCCCGCTGGTGAAGTTGTACATCAGCGCCGTCACAGCCGCCGGCATCGCCGCTATCTTTGGCGGCGGCTGGACCGAGTGCGGCCTCGCCTTACTGATGGCCTTTCTCGCCTTTTTGCTGGTCGACGGGACGAAAGTTGTCGCCATCAACTATCTGCGGGAATTGCTCCTCGGCGCTGTCGGTACAGGCCTCGTCCTGGCGGCGCGCACGACTGTCAATTTCGACATCGGTCCTGTCGTTGTCGGTGTGCTGCTGTCTGCCATCCCCGGCGCTTATATGGTCAACTCGGTCCGGGACATCATCGCCGGCGACCTGATCTCCGGCACCATCCGGGGCTTGGAATCGAGCGGCCTCACGGCGGCCCTCTTCGGCGGAGCGGGCATCACGCTGGCTCTGGTGGGCACCCAGTACCTGTCCGAACCGGTAGAGCCGCAGTCACCGATCATCGCCGTCAGTTTTTTCGTTTCCGCCCTCTTCAGCGTCTATAATCAGGCGCCCCCGCGGACAGTGGTTTCGGCGGGACTGACGGGGATGCTCAGCGCCACGATTCTCTATCTGACGGTCGCCAAGGGGTACACACTGATCCTCGGCATGTTCTGGGGCGCCATCGCCGTGGCCGTCGCCAGCGAGGTCCTCGCCCGCATCCACCTCGTCCCGGTCACCGTCTTTATCGTCGGCGGCTTTGTGCCGCTGATCCCGGGGATCTGGTTTTTTCGGGCCACCCAGTTTCTCTTCACGGGAAACTACCTCCACGCCCTGGAGCCGCTGATAGTCGGCGTCGGCGGCATCGCCGCCGTTGGGGCCGGTGTGGCCATTGTGACGGCGGTAATGCGGCACTGGAAACAGAACCGCTGGAATATCCGCCTCGACTGGCGGTACTGGAAGAAACGGGTGAACCGGGGTTTATAGAATTGAAAGGGAATTTCGCCAACGGTCAGGCAAGTTCAAAGATGTCTCACTGCAGGTCTCTTTTTGCGTGCAGTTCGGTCATGTTTCTGTTTCGTCGTTTTAAACATTCGATTTTGTCGTCCCGTCCGGGGCAGGCAGATGTAAGCGCCTTAGGCGCGCCGACCGCACACCGGGCAACCTTGCACGGCCGGCGGCAGCTCCAACCCGCTCGCTTCCATCAGTTTTGCATCAAGCAGGACCCTTTTCGTCATCCCGTCGGCGATGATTTGGCCGTTTTGGACGACGATCGTCCGGTCGCAGCATTCGTACACCATGTCCAGATCGTGGCTGGTGATGATCTTCGTATGGGGAAAGCGGCGCAGCAGGTCCATAAATCGCCGGCGCGATGTCGGGTCCAAGGCCGAGGTGGGCTCGTCCATGACGAGAATATCGGGACCCATTGACAAGACGGAGGCGATGGCGGCGGCGCGCTTTTCCCCGCCGGAGAGCTTAAAGGGCGCCCGATCCTTAAGATGGCTGATCCCGACAGCCGCCAGGGCCGCCTCAACCCGTTTTTCCACCTCTGTTTCATCGAGCTTATTGTTGCGCGGGCCGAAGGCCACATCGTCATAGACGGTCGTCATGAACAACTGATCATCGGGATCCTGAAAGACCATGCCCATCCGCTGCCGGATCTGGGGCAGGGTCTTTTTCGTCACCGGAAGGTCATCGACGAGGATCTCCCCGTGCGAGGGCCACAAAAGGCCCATCAGCAACAACAGCAGCGTCGTCTTGCCGGCGCCGTTGCCCCCGATGATGGCCACCGACTCTCCCGGCGCGACGCGAAAGGACAGCCCCTTGACGGCCGGGTGCCCATCGGGATAGCTGTAGCGCAGGTCTTTTACTTCCAATTTTCCGCCGTTCATGGAGCCACCCCCGTAATCAAAGAACCGAGCCACGATGAAAGGTTCACCCAACGGGCCGTTAAGAAAAATCCGATCCAACCGGCGGCGAAGAGGATATCCCTTGCGCCCAGCTTCAGTCCCACCTCTCCGGCGTGATAATCGCCGGTAAAACCGCGCAGGCGCATGGCCTCATAGACACGCCGGGCCCTGTCCATGGTCCTGAGCAGCAGTTGCCCCGCCAGAGAGCCCCAGGCCGACCGGTGGACGCCCTTTTGCTCCGGCGCGCGCAGCGCATAGGCCATGACGGTGCGCTGCACCTCTTCCAGCAGCAAGGAAATGTACCGATAGGTCAGCATCATCTGGAGCACGAAGAGCTTCGGAACTTTGAGGATGCGCAGGGCGACGGCGATCCGGTCCATCCCGGTCGTGGCGATCAGGATCATCGTCGCCGTCACCGTGAGGGCGGTCTTGAGGAGCAGGGAGAAAAAGGTGAGCCATCCCGCCGAGAGAGCCACGCCGCCGATGCTGACGACCTCCCGGTTCAAAAAGGGGCTCACGATGCCGAGCGTCAGCACAAAGATCTCCACGAAGAGGACGCGCTTGAAGATGGCCGCAGGCGGCAGTTCGGCGAGGGTCAGCAGCACGACCGGAAAGAGAATTAGCGGCAACAGTCCCCCGATGGCCCGGCTGTCAAAAGAAGTAACCACAGCTAAGTAAATAACTGTGGTTAGCAACTTCGTGACCGGGTGAAGCCGGTGGATGGACGTCTGCTGACGCGCCAGATCGTCCAGTTGTCTCATGCTAAGGAGCGAATCGGTAATATTCAACATCGTTGCCCGTCCCCGTCGGGTTTTTTACCGGAAGAAGTCCTTTTGTTTAGACGTTCAGCTTTCGTTGCTGTCGCTTTGTCAAATGGATCAGAAATCCGATCAGCCCAGACAGGGCCAGCGTGAGCAGGCCGCCGACGATGCCCGCTACAGAGGTTCCCGCGTTGACATTGGGCCAAGCTGGTTCGTCGGATTCACTTGATGCAAGCGGATCTGCCGACGCTGAGCCGTTGCTTTCAACGGATCCGGCGTCGTCCGGTTGCTTTTCCGGTATTCCCGTTGCTCTCGGCGTCATCGCCGCCTGTGTCTCCAGGGGCTTCGTCTCAGCGGTTTTGAAGTCGTAATCCGGTAAAATGGCCGTTTTGCTCTGGATGTCGGCGAAAACATGATAGAGGTCACCGGAGGCCTCCAGTTCGGCTGTTCCCGCCACCTTCTCTATGGACCATTCCAATCCGTCCGGATTGGCCGAGGCAAACCAGGACAGCAGGCCGCCCATGAGGACGGCTGAAATCGCCAACCCCCGCACCACTCTGCGGTAAGAGATAGCGCCGTAGGGCCGACCGGCGGTCACCTGTTCTAGGATCTCCGGACGGCTTTTCCAGACGAAGGTGACGACAGCGGCTGTGACCAGCCCTTCCACGACGCCGATGGCCAGGTGGATCGGCTGCATCAACAAGAGGAACATGTTAAAAGGCAGTTCCGTCTTGCCCGATAAGAGCGTCTCCATGACGACGCTGAAGGCGCCCAGTTGGAGACCGACGATCGCCGAGATGAGCGAAGCCACGAGGATACGCTTCGCCGTCAGGCCTTTTTTTATGATGCCTTTATAAATGAATGGGTAAGCGACAAAAGAGGTATAAACGCCGAGATTGAAGAGGTTGCAGCCGTAAGCGAGCAGACCGCCGTCGGCAAAAAAGAGCGCCTGAATGAGTAAGATGGAGGCCATCGTCAAAAAGCCGGCATGAGGACCAAGCAGGATCGATAGCAGCATGCCGCCGCCAAGATGTCCGCTCGACCCGGTTCCGGGAATGGAAAAGTTGATCATCTGGGCGGCGAAGACGAAAGCGCCCATCACCCCCAT from Heliomicrobium modesticaldum Ice1 encodes the following:
- a CDS encoding PD-(D/E)XK nuclease family protein, producing MSLRFILGRAGTGKSRACLDEIAQELKGSPQGPPLLFLVPEQATFQTERALATMPGLGGTIRAQVFSFRRLAYRVLQEVGGSARIPIGDLGKRMILRNLLEKHKDELRLFHRSAGQPGFADALAGALSELKLYNIDATSLDRCQTEVIERQGAGLLADKLHDLALLYGALKTFLEGKYTDPDDYLHLLAQRIPGSVMLRDAEVWVDGFAGFTPQELSVLAALMSACRRVNVALCLDPTELDEPCDLDDPFFRTRETQAKLLQLAFDRGIVIEKALHLVPAPGQSAPRFQHPELQHLESFYFRRPAPPWLGGTQSLFVCAAANRRSEVEGAAREIIRLCRDQGYRWRDVAVLLRDLESYYDSIESVFSDFGIPLFIDSKRPAPHHPLVELIRSALEAVLRDWAYEPVFRYLKTDLVPLSRGETDRLENYVLAHGIRGRRWRDREPWLFRRRLTLGEDALSEFSDQELAELAEINGARDRARAALASFHKAVVGAKAVRPITAALYQLLVDLKAPEQISCWIAEAEAAGRIEEAHAHRQVWAAVIDLFDQIVESLGETPLDLATYAVVMEAGLDSLKLSLIPPELDQVFVGSLDRSRCPGIRAAFVLGVSEGVLPARPKDDGIFDDKERERIYALTGLELAPGSRRRLFDEEYHIYVALTRASERCYLSYPLADAEGRAQLPSSVIARVRELFPQVTERTWLLEPGSLPTGAGLSGSAFAGAATAETAAMAQTALAARTTKEAAMSAVERELAEEYIVHPARSLSYLIPSLREALARRPVPLVWWAVYSWLAERPAWRELLARVLSGLWHKNREQDLPKPVSRRLFGDPLRASVSRIERFLACPFSHFISHGLRLKERRIFRLAAPDLGEFFHAALKQFGERLRRDRLDWGALPREELFRLTGEVVSDLAPQLQNEILLSTARHRYLTGRLQQTLSRAVIVLGEHARRGQFRPLALEVGFGPEELLPPVQVPLTGGRWMDLVGRIDRIDGFFVGDASWLRVIDYKSNRANLKLADIAHGLKLQLLAYLDVALRHGNRLLQGCALGEDRPSSLSAATACHPGGMLYFGICDPLLSTGGPLTRDEAERAILKEAKMCGHVLADPAVVAAMDGQTRQGYSPLIPVGLKKEGGFYSASSVLTMEQFALLRQYLQSIVARVGEAILDGLVSIRPHRRDDRLACSFCPYKSVCQFDLLLQDNDYRLLIDDPPEKIWEKIAAGPKAIFEGVIR
- a CDS encoding 3'-5' exoribonuclease YhaM family protein codes for the protein MTHASVAAPTDRLMLKDLKHGQAFHDLLVVRRFSLMPYRDAAKGHYLTATLEDRSGKVEARAWDKGEQFAQILKEETVFRIRGQATEYQGAIQLHIHGIEPVDNREIDWGRFLPVTPLDRNQLEANLDSAIAAIANRHLQALLVRLFAEGDIRRAYLCAPAAMTHHQAYIGGLLEHSLGVRATALGLAASVPEADRDLLSAGALVHDIGKIEELQYQSIIGYTVAGNLLGHIVIGINLLDRQIRQLPDFPEELRLRLLHLIASHHGEYEWQSPKRPQTAEALILHYADRFDADMFKVRQALAEAKDGWSPYLKGMERRFYAGIADTSAAKNSFVYNTETSNHSSGERRHHRGGGGERP
- a CDS encoding threonine/serine ThrE exporter family protein, encoding MSSPLHTIMNRATNSPVNGAIEFIVNAGRVLLESSAEVYRVQDTVQKMGNALGVDKLESYVTPAGVFVSYIDGEGNLRTFFRRVAKRQVNLDRIAAINHLSRQVARRDISLDQAFSELKEIENTPPLYSPLVKLYISAVTAAGIAAIFGGGWTECGLALLMAFLAFLLVDGTKVVAINYLRELLLGAVGTGLVLAARTTVNFDIGPVVVGVLLSAIPGAYMVNSVRDIIAGDLISGTIRGLESSGLTAALFGGAGITLALVGTQYLSEPVEPQSPIIAVSFFVSALFSVYNQAPPRTVVSAGLTGMLSATILYLTVAKGYTLILGMFWGAIAVAVASEVLARIHLVPVTVFIVGGFVPLIPGIWFFRATQFLFTGNYLHALEPLIVGVGGIAAVGAGVAIVTAVMRHWKQNRWNIRLDWRYWKKRVNRGL
- a CDS encoding energy-coupling factor ABC transporter ATP-binding protein; translation: MNGGKLEVKDLRYSYPDGHPAVKGLSFRVAPGESVAIIGGNGAGKTTLLLLLMGLLWPSHGEILVDDLPVTKKTLPQIRQRMGMVFQDPDDQLFMTTVYDDVAFGPRNNKLDETEVEKRVEAALAAVGISHLKDRAPFKLSGGEKRAAAIASVLSMGPDILVMDEPTSALDPTSRRRFMDLLRRFPHTKIITSHDLDMVYECCDRTIVVQNGQIIADGMTKRVLLDAKLMEASGLELPPAVQGCPVCGRRA
- the cbiQ gene encoding cobalt ECF transporter T component CbiQ, giving the protein MLNITDSLLSMRQLDDLARQQTSIHRLHPVTKLLTTVIYLAVVTSFDSRAIGGLLPLILFPVVLLTLAELPPAAIFKRVLFVEIFVLTLGIVSPFLNREVVSIGGVALSAGWLTFFSLLLKTALTVTATMILIATTGMDRIAVALRILKVPKLFVLQMMLTYRYISLLLEEVQRTVMAYALRAPEQKGVHRSAWGSLAGQLLLRTMDRARRVYEAMRLRGFTGDYHAGEVGLKLGARDILFAAGWIGFFLTARWVNLSSWLGSLITGVAP
- a CDS encoding energy-coupling factor ABC transporter permease, whose translation is MHMADALISPVVGGTLWAAAAGVAAYSMKKVQRNIDEKIIPMMGVMGAFVFAAQMINFSIPGTGSSGHLGGGMLLSILLGPHAGFLTMASILLIQALFFADGGLLAYGCNLFNLGVYTSFVAYPFIYKGIIKKGLTAKRILVASLISAIVGLQLGAFSVVMETLLSGKTELPFNMFLLLMQPIHLAIGVVEGLVTAAVVTFVWKSRPEILEQVTAGRPYGAISYRRVVRGLAISAVLMGGLLSWFASANPDGLEWSIEKVAGTAELEASGDLYHVFADIQSKTAILPDYDFKTAETKPLETQAAMTPRATGIPEKQPDDAGSVESNGSASADPLASSESDEPAWPNVNAGTSVAGIVGGLLTLALSGLIGFLIHLTKRQQRKLNV